One window from the genome of Pseudonocardia hierapolitana encodes:
- a CDS encoding SDR family oxidoreductase encodes MTDLLAGCTVLVIGGSSGIGAEVARRAAAAGAHLVLTGRDDAKLAAAAVRIGATRADAFDAHDESALTSFFDGVDEIDHVVSMIGDSMSGGFLETSPDTMRHVLASKFATNWAIARLAAGKIRDGGSMTFTAGTGGRPHDTSASSVANLGIQAMVQGLAVEAAPGVRVNAVAPTFMDTPFWRGLSREQFDGIRAGFVPRVPLRRLGTVEEVADAYVFLMRATFVTGQVLAVDGGVSLT; translated from the coding sequence ATGACCGATCTCCTCGCCGGGTGCACCGTGCTCGTGATCGGCGGCAGTTCGGGCATCGGAGCCGAGGTCGCCCGGCGCGCCGCGGCCGCAGGCGCGCACCTGGTTCTCACCGGCCGGGACGACGCCAAGCTCGCGGCGGCCGCTGTCCGGATCGGTGCGACGCGGGCCGACGCGTTCGACGCGCACGACGAGTCCGCGCTCACGAGCTTCTTCGACGGGGTCGACGAGATCGACCACGTCGTCTCGATGATCGGCGACTCGATGTCCGGCGGCTTCCTCGAGACGTCGCCGGACACGATGCGCCACGTCCTCGCGTCCAAGTTCGCGACCAACTGGGCCATCGCCCGGCTGGCCGCCGGGAAGATCCGCGACGGCGGCAGCATGACCTTCACCGCGGGTACCGGCGGGCGTCCGCACGACACGTCCGCGTCGAGCGTCGCGAACCTCGGGATCCAGGCGATGGTGCAGGGGCTCGCGGTCGAGGCGGCGCCCGGCGTCCGGGTGAACGCCGTGGCGCCCACGTTCATGGACACCCCGTTCTGGCGCGGGCTCTCCCGGGAGCAGTTCGACGGGATACGGGCCGGCTTCGTCCCGAGGGTGCCGTTGCGCAGGCTCGGCACGGTCGAGGAGGTGGCCGACGCCTACGTCTTCCTGATGAGGGCCACGTTCGTCACGGGGCAGGTGCTCGCGGTGGACGGGGGCGTCTCGCTCACCTGA
- a CDS encoding dihydrofolate reductase family protein: MREIVESTLISLDGVVDDPGSWALDYFDEQFLQEAYELLKGCDAMLMGRGTYDDLSWRWPGQKGDFADAINGIRKYVFSSTLERAEWNNSVIVRGDVVEEVRTLKESGDGDLVVFGHGRLSRTLLQHGLLDRFRFAVHPIVVGDDPKTPLSLVGTHSRRSGVVVLNHRVDRG, translated from the coding sequence ATGCGTGAGATCGTCGAGTCGACGTTGATCTCCCTCGACGGGGTCGTCGACGATCCCGGCTCCTGGGCACTGGACTATTTCGACGAGCAGTTCCTGCAGGAGGCGTACGAACTGCTGAAGGGCTGCGACGCGATGCTGATGGGTCGCGGGACCTACGACGACCTGTCCTGGCGGTGGCCCGGCCAGAAGGGCGACTTCGCGGACGCGATCAACGGGATCCGGAAGTACGTCTTCTCGTCCACCCTGGAACGCGCCGAGTGGAACAACTCGGTCATCGTCCGGGGCGACGTGGTCGAGGAGGTCCGCACGCTGAAGGAATCCGGCGACGGGGACCTGGTCGTCTTCGGGCACGGGCGGCTGTCGCGCACCTTGCTCCAGCACGGCCTCCTGGACAGGTTCCGTTTCGCGGTGCACCCGATCGTCGTCGGGGACGACCCGAAGACCCCGCTCTCGCTCGTCGGCACCCATTCCCGGCGCTCGGGTGTCGTGGTGCTGAACCACAGGGTCGACCGGGGATGA
- a CDS encoding PPOX class F420-dependent oxidoreductase, whose protein sequence is MQLALPERARDLIDGPHTAILATPNRDGHPQSSVIFVKRSGDTVVFSTIRGRLKTRNMERDPRVSLLVLAHPGRYVEIRGRVDITDDPDKTLLGEMYERHMNGATPPPEPDAERVIVRVHPEKVYFWPPLPAAAERNAHA, encoded by the coding sequence ATGCAACTCGCATTGCCCGAGAGGGCCAGAGACCTGATCGACGGACCGCACACGGCGATCCTCGCCACCCCGAACCGCGACGGTCACCCGCAGTCGTCCGTGATCTTCGTGAAGCGGTCGGGGGACACGGTCGTGTTCAGCACGATCCGCGGGCGCCTGAAGACCCGGAACATGGAACGCGATCCCCGCGTGAGCCTGCTCGTGCTCGCGCACCCGGGGAGGTACGTCGAGATCCGCGGCCGCGTCGACATCACCGACGACCCGGACAAGACCCTGCTCGGCGAGATGTACGAGCGCCACATGAACGGCGCGACGCCACCTCCCGAGCCCGACGCCGAGCGCGTGATCGTCCGCGTCCACCCCGAGAAGGTCTACTTCTGGCCCCCGCTCCCCGCAGCCGCTGAAAGGAACGCACATGCGTGA
- a CDS encoding NAD(P)-dependent oxidoreductase, with protein sequence MHVTIVGATGGIGRQLVDQALAAGHTVTAAVRNPHNLHRDVPAVAVDLGHADRTVLRSALYGSHAVLSCLGPRGRHEYGVVSAGTETIVAAMREAGCRRIVAVSGAGVSTARTPARPRPPRREPGAGLYNQFFATPLARLAVGPHFTDVAMMEDVLRASGLDWTSVRPPYLTNGPSTGRYRTARERNVRRGLRLSRADAAHFMLQTLVQPSTIGHAIAVAY encoded by the coding sequence ATGCACGTCACGATCGTCGGAGCAACAGGGGGCATCGGCCGCCAGCTCGTCGACCAGGCACTCGCCGCCGGGCACACGGTCACGGCCGCGGTGCGCAACCCGCATAACCTGCACCGCGACGTTCCCGCCGTCGCCGTGGACCTCGGCCATGCCGACCGCACGGTCCTGCGCTCGGCGCTGTACGGATCGCACGCCGTGCTGTCCTGCCTCGGACCGCGCGGACGGCACGAGTACGGGGTGGTGTCCGCCGGCACCGAGACGATCGTCGCGGCGATGCGGGAGGCCGGCTGCCGGCGCATCGTCGCGGTCAGCGGCGCCGGCGTGTCGACCGCCCGGACGCCGGCCCGACCCCGACCGCCGAGGCGTGAGCCCGGGGCCGGCCTCTACAACCAGTTCTTCGCCACACCGCTGGCGCGCCTGGCCGTGGGGCCGCACTTCACCGACGTCGCGATGATGGAGGACGTCCTGCGGGCCAGCGGCCTCGATTGGACCTCCGTGCGCCCCCCGTACCTGACGAACGGCCCCTCGACCGGGCGGTACCGCACCGCTCGTGAACGCAACGTCCGACGCGGCCTCCGGCTGTCCCGCGCGGACGCCGCGCACTTCATGCTCCAGACCCTCGTGCAGCCGTCGACCATCGGCCACGCCATCGCCGTCGCCTACTGA
- a CDS encoding PTS fructose transporter subunit IIC: MNAPTLAHPTSSPTVAAVHGKLMQGVSYAIPFVVTGGVLLALGYALGGPTIGAAPPVTAGFDWLAPVSWAALLHQLGALTFGLLVPVVGGYVAHAIADRPALVPGFVGGTVAAQTGAGFLGGLVAGVLAGVVVDRLARWRPPRVVAGLRPVLVLPLAGTLVTGAVMWLVVGRPLAALTSSLTSGLADLSTGSLVLAGAALGLMVAADLGGPINKTAYTFAVAGLATGTPSAQTVMAAVMAAGMTPPLAMALATTLRRDRFTPAERENGRAAWLLGAVYVTEGAIPFAAADPLRVLPSLLAGATVTGGLSAAFGAATAAPHGGIFVLPLVGNPLGHVLAIAAGTLVSAVMVLSLKSLRRPQ; this comes from the coding sequence ATGAACGCTCCCACCCTGGCCCACCCCACTTCCAGCCCGACCGTCGCCGCGGTCCACGGCAAGCTCATGCAGGGCGTGAGCTACGCGATCCCGTTCGTCGTCACCGGCGGCGTGCTGCTCGCGCTCGGCTACGCACTCGGCGGCCCGACGATCGGCGCCGCACCCCCGGTGACCGCCGGTTTCGACTGGCTCGCCCCCGTGAGCTGGGCAGCGCTGCTGCACCAGCTCGGCGCGCTCACCTTCGGGCTGCTCGTCCCCGTGGTCGGCGGGTACGTCGCCCACGCCATCGCCGACCGGCCCGCGCTGGTGCCCGGGTTCGTCGGCGGCACCGTCGCCGCCCAGACCGGGGCCGGCTTCCTCGGCGGGCTCGTCGCCGGGGTGCTCGCAGGCGTCGTCGTCGACCGGCTCGCACGCTGGCGGCCACCGCGCGTCGTCGCGGGGCTGCGTCCCGTGCTGGTCCTGCCGCTGGCAGGCACCCTGGTCACCGGCGCAGTCATGTGGCTCGTCGTCGGCAGGCCGCTGGCCGCCCTGACCTCCTCGCTGACGAGCGGGCTCGCCGACCTGTCCACCGGCAGCCTCGTGCTCGCGGGCGCGGCGCTCGGGCTGATGGTGGCCGCCGACCTCGGCGGGCCGATCAACAAGACGGCCTACACGTTCGCCGTCGCGGGCCTCGCCACGGGCACCCCGTCCGCGCAGACGGTCATGGCCGCCGTCATGGCCGCCGGCATGACGCCGCCGCTCGCCATGGCGCTCGCGACCACCCTGCGCCGCGACCGGTTCACTCCCGCCGAACGGGAGAACGGGCGCGCGGCGTGGCTGCTCGGCGCGGTGTACGTGACGGAGGGCGCCATCCCGTTCGCCGCCGCCGACCCGCTGCGCGTGCTGCCGTCGCTCCTCGCCGGCGCGACGGTCACCGGCGGCCTCTCGGCCGCCTTCGGCGCTGCGACAGCCGCCCCGCACGGCGGCATCTTCGTGCTCCCGCTGGTCGGCAACCCGCTCGGCCACGTGCTGGCGATCGCCGCCGGCACGCTGGTCTCGGCGGTGATGGTCCTGTCGCTGAAATCGCTCCGGCGGCCTCAGTAG
- a CDS encoding MFS transporter — MPFPLDPARLRNARRRRSTPPPVRRHRAAATVLFTVDGAVFGSWASRIPDVAANVGAGPTALGLALLCVSLGALASMQLTGALCARLGPGLAGVAAAVATCAALALPGLTGSIPELAVALLVFGAATGTLNVAANAIGVQVEAAARRPVLPSLHAGFSFGGLAGAAAGGAGAALASPAVHLLVVAALGVLATATVAPVLLAADGEQARDGAAPPPRGTTRGLVVLLGVIAGCTAFGEGAVTDWGALHLQEIGATPVLAAAGYACFSLAMACGRLAGNGLVHALGPTRVVTGGALLATAGALVVATVHDVEIVLAGFVLIGIGLANVFPIAIARAGAHAGAGGVALASTVGYTGLLGGPPLLGIVAESVGLPVAFATVAALAAVAAVLAVPALGGGERVLRVITTALVAALRRHTAQLGVLHAQLGGPAGDRRPYPGLEALAT, encoded by the coding sequence ATGCCTTTCCCCCTCGATCCCGCCCGCCTGCGCAACGCGCGTCGCCGCAGGTCGACCCCTCCCCCGGTGCGCCGGCACCGCGCCGCCGCCACCGTCCTGTTCACCGTGGACGGAGCCGTCTTCGGCTCGTGGGCCTCGCGCATCCCCGACGTCGCGGCGAACGTCGGCGCGGGGCCGACCGCCCTCGGCCTCGCCCTGCTGTGCGTCTCGCTCGGGGCGCTCGCCAGCATGCAGCTGACCGGAGCGCTGTGCGCCCGGCTCGGCCCGGGGCTCGCCGGCGTCGCCGCCGCGGTCGCGACCTGCGCCGCGCTCGCCCTCCCCGGTCTCACCGGCTCGATCCCCGAGCTCGCGGTGGCGCTGCTGGTGTTCGGTGCCGCCACCGGCACGCTGAACGTGGCCGCCAACGCGATCGGCGTGCAGGTCGAGGCCGCGGCCCGCCGCCCCGTCCTGCCGTCACTGCACGCCGGGTTCAGCTTCGGCGGGCTCGCCGGAGCAGCGGCCGGCGGGGCCGGCGCCGCGCTCGCGTCCCCCGCCGTGCACCTGCTCGTCGTCGCCGCGCTCGGGGTGCTCGCGACGGCGACCGTGGCGCCCGTCCTGCTGGCGGCCGACGGCGAGCAGGCCCGGGACGGCGCCGCCCCGCCACCGCGCGGCACCACGCGCGGTCTCGTCGTGCTGCTGGGCGTCATCGCAGGCTGCACCGCGTTCGGGGAGGGCGCGGTCACCGACTGGGGCGCGCTGCACCTGCAGGAGATCGGCGCGACGCCGGTGCTCGCGGCCGCCGGGTACGCCTGCTTCTCCCTCGCGATGGCGTGCGGCCGGCTGGCCGGGAACGGCCTCGTGCACGCGCTCGGGCCGACCCGCGTCGTGACGGGTGGGGCGCTGCTCGCCACCGCGGGAGCCCTGGTCGTCGCGACCGTGCACGACGTCGAGATCGTGCTCGCCGGCTTCGTGCTGATCGGGATCGGCCTCGCCAACGTCTTCCCGATCGCCATCGCGCGGGCCGGCGCCCACGCCGGGGCCGGCGGGGTCGCGCTCGCCTCCACGGTCGGCTACACCGGTCTGCTCGGCGGCCCGCCGCTGCTCGGGATCGTCGCCGAGTCGGTCGGGCTGCCCGTCGCGTTCGCGACGGTGGCGGCACTGGCCGCGGTGGCAGCGGTGTTGGCCGTGCCTGCGCTCGGTGGCGGTGAACGCGTGCTCCGCGTCATCACCACCGCCCTCGTCGCCGCCCTCCGCCGGCACACCGCGCAGCTCGGCGTGCTGCACGCCCAGCTGGGCGGCCCCGCAGGTGACCGGCGCCCGTACCCGGGGCTCGAAGCCCTCGCCACCTGA
- a CDS encoding MmcQ/YjbR family DNA-binding protein, with product MVTVDEVRRLAVSLPRTTEHLIHDRVKFRVGQIVYVAFSRDETVMGFAFPKEERDALIASAPAKFHLPGLSDQRFNWVHAWTAALDEDEMRELVVDAWRMVVPKSVAAGHLAR from the coding sequence ATGGTCACGGTCGACGAGGTGCGGCGGCTGGCAGTGTCGCTGCCCCGCACCACCGAGCACCTCATCCACGACCGCGTGAAGTTCCGCGTCGGCCAGATCGTCTACGTCGCGTTCTCGCGGGACGAGACGGTGATGGGCTTCGCGTTCCCCAAGGAGGAACGCGACGCCCTCATCGCATCCGCCCCCGCGAAGTTCCACCTGCCCGGCCTCTCCGACCAGCGGTTCAACTGGGTGCACGCGTGGACGGCCGCGCTCGACGAGGACGAGATGCGCGAGCTGGTGGTGGACGCGTGGCGCATGGTCGTGCCGAAGAGCGTGGCCGCGGGTCATCTGGCGCGCTGA
- a CDS encoding heavy metal translocating P-type ATPase: MPEVRWAAASLVLFAAGGAAQLAGAPAPVWWALYLACYAAGGWEPALAGLRALRERTLDVDLLMVVAAIAAAAIGQVFDGALLIVIFATSGAVEAVVTRRTEESVRALLDLAPERATLLHADGTEENVPVADLAVGDVVLVRPGERIGADGIVVSGITEVDQASITGEGLPVTKRPGDEVFAGTVNGTGSVRVGVERVAAESVVARIATMVEQASATKARTQLFIERVEQRYSVAVVTGALALVAIPLAFGAAFEPTLLRAMTFMIVASPCAIVLATMPPLLAAIANGGRRGVLVKSAVAMEALGRTTVVAFDKTGTLTEGRPHLESVTPIGELDEDAVLALAAAAERPSEHPLAGAVVQAARERGLPITDATDFSAVPGRGVRATVGGTAVVVGSPALLDGLAAVPVARLEADGATVVVVIADGRPVGLLALVDRLRSDAAETVARLAELTGNAPVLLTGDHPAAAAQVAAAVGISDVRAGLLPDAKAAAVWELRAAGHRVLLVGDGVNDAPALATADAGVALGGRGVALAVETADIVIVRDDLSTLPNLLGLSRQARRVVLANVAIAATVIAVLVTWDLVGTLPLPLGVAGHEGSTVVVALNGLRLLRAAAWRRAGQRAR, translated from the coding sequence ATGCCGGAGGTGCGGTGGGCCGCGGCGTCGCTGGTGCTCTTCGCCGCCGGTGGCGCGGCCCAGCTGGCGGGGGCGCCCGCGCCGGTCTGGTGGGCGCTCTACCTCGCCTGCTACGCCGCGGGCGGCTGGGAACCCGCGCTCGCCGGGCTGCGCGCGCTGCGCGAGCGGACGCTCGACGTCGACCTGCTGATGGTCGTGGCCGCGATCGCGGCCGCGGCGATCGGCCAGGTGTTCGACGGCGCCCTCCTGATCGTCATCTTCGCCACCTCCGGCGCGGTCGAGGCCGTCGTCACCCGGCGCACCGAGGAGTCGGTGCGGGCGCTGCTCGACCTCGCCCCCGAGCGCGCCACCCTGCTGCACGCCGACGGCACGGAGGAGAACGTCCCGGTCGCGGACCTCGCCGTCGGCGACGTGGTGCTCGTCCGGCCGGGCGAGCGGATCGGCGCCGACGGCATCGTGGTCTCGGGCATCACCGAGGTCGACCAGGCCTCGATCACCGGCGAAGGGCTGCCGGTCACCAAGCGACCCGGCGACGAGGTGTTCGCCGGCACCGTCAACGGCACCGGCTCGGTGCGGGTCGGCGTCGAGCGCGTCGCGGCGGAGTCGGTGGTGGCCCGGATCGCCACGATGGTGGAGCAGGCCTCGGCCACGAAGGCGCGCACGCAGCTGTTCATCGAGCGCGTCGAGCAGCGCTACTCCGTGGCCGTGGTGACCGGGGCGCTGGCGCTGGTCGCGATCCCGCTCGCCTTCGGCGCGGCCTTCGAGCCGACGCTCCTGCGCGCGATGACCTTCATGATCGTCGCCTCGCCCTGCGCGATCGTCCTCGCGACGATGCCGCCGCTGCTCGCCGCGATCGCGAACGGCGGCAGGCGCGGTGTGCTGGTGAAGTCCGCGGTGGCGATGGAAGCGCTCGGCCGCACCACGGTCGTCGCGTTCGACAAGACCGGCACGCTCACGGAGGGCCGCCCGCACCTGGAGTCCGTGACGCCGATCGGTGAGCTCGACGAGGACGCCGTGCTCGCGCTCGCCGCAGCCGCCGAGCGCCCCAGCGAGCACCCCCTCGCCGGCGCGGTCGTGCAGGCCGCCCGGGAACGCGGGCTGCCCATCACCGATGCCACCGACTTCAGCGCCGTGCCCGGGCGCGGCGTCCGCGCCACCGTCGGCGGGACGGCCGTCGTCGTCGGCTCGCCCGCACTGCTGGACGGGCTCGCGGCGGTGCCGGTCGCGCGGCTCGAGGCCGACGGCGCCACCGTCGTCGTCGTGATCGCCGACGGCCGCCCGGTCGGGCTGCTCGCGCTCGTCGACCGGCTCCGATCGGACGCGGCGGAGACGGTCGCGCGGCTCGCGGAGCTGACCGGCAACGCACCCGTGCTGCTCACCGGGGACCATCCGGCGGCCGCGGCCCAGGTGGCCGCTGCCGTCGGCATCAGCGACGTGCGCGCCGGCCTTCTCCCCGACGCCAAGGCCGCCGCGGTGTGGGAGCTGCGGGCCGCCGGGCATCGCGTGCTCCTCGTCGGCGACGGCGTGAACGACGCGCCGGCGCTCGCCACCGCCGACGCCGGGGTGGCGCTGGGCGGGCGGGGTGTCGCGCTTGCCGTGGAGACCGCCGACATCGTGATCGTCCGCGACGACCTCTCCACCCTGCCGAACCTGCTCGGCCTCTCCCGCCAGGCCCGCCGGGTCGTCCTGGCCAACGTCGCGATCGCGGCCACGGTGATCGCCGTGCTGGTCACGTGGGACCTCGTCGGCACCCTTCCGCTCCCGCTCGGCGTGGCCGGGCACGAGGGGTCCACCGTCGTGGTCGCGCTCAACGGCCTGCGCCTCCTGCGCGCCGCGGCCTGGCGGCGTGCCGGTCAGCGCGCCAGATGA
- a CDS encoding ArsR/SmtB family transcription factor, translating to MHGTLPDFDMPGDDEARAAAERFRLLADPTRVKILWALSQGETSVACLAELVGATPTAVSQHLSKLRLAGLVRGRRDGTFVHYTAVDDDVAALLAAALGARPAAR from the coding sequence GTGCACGGCACCCTGCCCGACTTCGACATGCCCGGCGACGACGAGGCCCGCGCCGCCGCCGAGCGTTTCCGGCTGCTCGCCGACCCCACCCGGGTGAAGATCCTCTGGGCGCTGTCGCAGGGAGAGACCTCGGTGGCCTGCCTCGCCGAGCTCGTGGGTGCCACCCCCACGGCGGTCAGCCAGCACCTGTCGAAGCTGCGCCTCGCCGGCCTCGTCCGCGGACGCCGGGACGGCACGTTCGTGCACTACACGGCGGTGGACGACGACGTCGCGGCCCTGCTCGCCGCGGCCCTCGGCGCGCGCCCGGCCGCCCGCTGA
- a CDS encoding DUF2157 domain-containing protein has product MTSPASDSDGPDLAAGVRRWVDSGLITSDQAERILAAESIPAGRPAVASRASMVAEALGYVGAVLVLVGAVTVADRYWSQIGVGGRLGIAFGAAALLLATGAAVPARRADVGRRLRGVCWLLSAALFGTGLALLGDEVLQLRGESIALLAAAGTAAYAAVLWWRHRGVLQQAALLAALAVAAGAAAAHLPADDDAVTGLAVWGVGAGWAVLGWGRVIAARNVAYALGGTALVVGSQFAVETGWGAVLAVGSVIALVTAGAWLRELVLLGVGAVGTFLTVPAVVGQYFPDTLAVPLALVGCGLLLVAGAAYTARLRRTAATRRRQAEGTRTAALTVAAVIAVAVTVAVLVMGS; this is encoded by the coding sequence ATGACCTCACCGGCATCGGACAGTGACGGCCCCGACCTGGCCGCCGGCGTCCGGCGTTGGGTCGACAGCGGGCTGATCACCTCGGACCAGGCGGAACGCATCCTCGCCGCCGAGAGCATTCCGGCCGGGCGCCCGGCGGTGGCGTCCCGGGCGTCGATGGTGGCGGAGGCACTCGGCTACGTCGGCGCGGTGCTGGTCCTCGTCGGCGCGGTCACCGTCGCCGACCGCTACTGGTCGCAGATCGGCGTCGGCGGACGGCTGGGCATCGCCTTCGGTGCCGCCGCGCTGCTGCTCGCGACCGGCGCCGCCGTCCCCGCGCGGCGCGCTGATGTGGGGCGTCGGCTGCGCGGTGTGTGCTGGTTGCTGTCGGCGGCCCTGTTCGGCACCGGTCTCGCCCTGCTGGGCGACGAGGTCCTCCAGCTGCGCGGGGAGTCGATCGCGCTGCTGGCCGCAGCCGGCACCGCCGCCTACGCCGCCGTGCTCTGGTGGCGCCACCGCGGGGTGCTGCAGCAGGCCGCGCTGCTCGCCGCGCTCGCGGTCGCGGCGGGAGCCGCCGCCGCGCACCTGCCCGCCGACGACGACGCGGTGACGGGCCTCGCGGTGTGGGGCGTCGGCGCCGGATGGGCGGTGCTCGGCTGGGGCCGGGTCATCGCCGCGCGGAACGTGGCGTACGCACTGGGCGGCACCGCCCTCGTGGTCGGGTCGCAGTTCGCCGTCGAGACCGGCTGGGGCGCCGTGCTGGCCGTCGGATCCGTGATCGCACTGGTGACGGCCGGAGCGTGGCTGCGTGAGCTCGTCCTGCTCGGCGTCGGCGCGGTCGGCACGTTCCTCACGGTGCCCGCGGTGGTCGGGCAGTACTTCCCGGACACGCTCGCCGTTCCCCTCGCGCTGGTGGGCTGCGGCCTGCTCCTCGTGGCCGGGGCGGCCTACACCGCCCGCCTGCGCCGAACCGCCGCGACGCGCAGGAGGCAGGCGGAAGGCACCAGGACGGCGGCTCTCACCGTGGCGGCCGTCATCGCGGTGGCGGTGACCGTCGCCGTGCTCGTCATGGGATCGTGA
- a CDS encoding Pycsar system effector family protein encodes MFLALTTIGPWVNNADTKIGLLAAALTVMTGGAIRQRPRVETVLLAGMDTRGSIALASLAVCALALLTAGIYLFRALKPRLTNTAPSRFAFPHLADADLSQLTDSDPAAVRAEGWIQAQTLARIVRHKYTCFRKALIAGTIAGGAFVTWLLLVPI; translated from the coding sequence GTGTTCCTCGCACTCACCACCATCGGCCCCTGGGTCAACAACGCCGACACCAAGATCGGCCTGCTGGCCGCCGCTCTGACCGTGATGACCGGCGGCGCGATTCGGCAGCGACCTCGCGTTGAAACGGTCCTACTCGCGGGCATGGACACCCGCGGAAGCATCGCGCTCGCATCGCTCGCCGTCTGCGCCCTCGCGCTCCTCACCGCCGGCATCTACCTGTTCCGCGCGCTAAAACCCCGCCTCACCAACACCGCGCCAAGCCGTTTCGCCTTCCCGCACCTCGCCGACGCCGACCTCAGCCAGCTGACCGACTCCGACCCCGCGGCCGTCCGCGCCGAAGGCTGGATCCAGGCCCAGACCCTCGCTCGGATCGTCCGCCACAAGTACACCTGCTTCCGAAAGGCACTCATCGCCGGGACGATCGCCGGCGGCGCCTTCGTAACCTGGCTGCTACTTGTCCCGATCTAG
- a CDS encoding adenylate/guanylate cyclase domain-containing protein, whose amino-acid sequence MPSDSTAFARDVMGAYRSFGLAEKSLSESVRASAAETIEQMARPMGHPAFAGLGLGERGHCDAAVAFLDLSAFTARTFWDCPDDVVRLARAVLTQLTEVVHDFGGHVLGLRGDGVFACFGGPDSRHPDVDTSAALGACAFALDATQGALNNLLKLDGLAPVQLRAGADHGRLDFERTGIAGTSEVNVIGFAANFAAKCEKTANSWELVVGAGLADLIPDKSLLVEHSNSPKVYQRDYQKKTYAFYDFRWRSLLPELQGTREDLAGAPISRVRIL is encoded by the coding sequence ATGCCGTCGGACAGCACCGCGTTCGCTCGGGACGTCATGGGGGCCTACCGGTCCTTCGGCCTGGCGGAGAAGTCCCTCAGTGAGAGCGTCCGCGCGTCGGCCGCCGAGACCATCGAGCAGATGGCCCGACCGATGGGGCACCCCGCGTTCGCCGGCCTCGGGCTCGGTGAACGAGGACACTGCGACGCCGCCGTCGCGTTCCTCGACCTGTCGGCGTTCACGGCCCGCACCTTCTGGGATTGCCCCGACGATGTCGTGCGGCTCGCCCGGGCAGTGCTCACCCAACTCACCGAGGTCGTCCACGACTTCGGTGGGCACGTCCTCGGACTCCGCGGCGACGGGGTGTTCGCCTGCTTCGGCGGCCCCGACAGCCGGCACCCGGACGTGGACACGAGCGCTGCGCTGGGCGCTTGCGCCTTCGCCCTCGACGCCACCCAGGGCGCACTCAACAACCTGCTCAAGCTGGACGGCCTCGCACCGGTGCAACTCCGCGCCGGCGCGGACCACGGACGCCTCGACTTCGAGCGCACCGGGATCGCGGGCACGAGTGAGGTCAACGTCATCGGCTTCGCCGCCAACTTCGCCGCGAAGTGCGAGAAGACGGCGAACAGCTGGGAACTGGTCGTCGGCGCCGGCCTCGCAGATCTCATCCCCGACAAGAGCCTGCTGGTCGAGCACTCCAACAGCCCCAAGGTCTACCAGCGCGACTACCAGAAGAAGACCTACGCCTTCTACGACTTCCGGTGGCGTTCCTTGCTACCCGAGCTGCAGGGAACCCGTGAAGACCTCGCTGGTGCCCCGATCAGCCGCGTGCGCATCCTCTGA
- a CDS encoding helix-turn-helix domain-containing protein, whose amino-acid sequence MTGPPDGQPVEVEMLDVSQLGRLVRERRGGQSLRLAASEAGVSFSTMSRVEAGAQPDLASFTRLCAWLGMPPSRFFTPVAARPAEPLDQAIAHLSADPRLSTDAAKAISGVLREMYANLAKTAAPSKPVVACHLRAASVMRPGVPQRLGALLADIHSALEDLVVREAGR is encoded by the coding sequence ATGACCGGGCCCCCCGACGGCCAGCCCGTCGAGGTCGAGATGCTGGATGTGTCCCAGCTCGGCCGGCTTGTGCGCGAGCGCCGGGGTGGCCAGTCGCTTCGGCTCGCCGCCTCCGAGGCCGGCGTCAGCTTCAGCACGATGTCGCGCGTCGAGGCTGGGGCTCAGCCAGACCTCGCGTCCTTCACCCGACTCTGTGCATGGCTGGGAATGCCGCCCAGCCGATTCTTCACCCCCGTCGCGGCCCGCCCCGCGGAGCCCCTGGATCAGGCCATCGCGCATCTCAGCGCCGACCCGCGCCTGAGTACGGACGCGGCGAAGGCCATCAGCGGCGTGCTCAGGGAGATGTACGCCAACCTGGCGAAGACCGCTGCACCGTCGAAACCGGTGGTCGCGTGTCACCTGCGCGCTGCGTCGGTGATGCGGCCGGGTGTGCCCCAGCGATTGGGAGCGTTGCTCGCCGACATCCACAGCGCGTTGGAGGACTTGGTGGTTCGGGAAGCGGGCCGGTGA